One window of uncultured Methanoregula sp. genomic DNA carries:
- a CDS encoding pyruvate ferredoxin oxidoreductase subunit gamma: protein MRELRIHGRGGQGSVTAAELIAVAAFEGGVYAQAFPAFGVERRGAPVQAFVRFDDKKIRLRSQVYEPDYIIVQDSTLIKDVNVFMGVKKGGIVIVNTEKTPDYKVPDGVKLITIDATTIALKAIGLPITNTTLMGAFAAASGEIQFTALENALRHRFPADLATKNIAAAKIAFDNVKGAA, encoded by the coding sequence TTGAGAGAATTACGTATCCACGGCAGGGGTGGCCAAGGGTCAGTCACTGCTGCCGAGCTAATTGCTGTCGCCGCCTTTGAAGGCGGTGTCTATGCCCAGGCATTCCCTGCGTTTGGCGTTGAGCGGCGTGGGGCACCGGTTCAGGCATTTGTCAGGTTCGATGACAAGAAGATCCGGCTGCGCAGTCAGGTTTACGAGCCGGACTATATTATCGTCCAGGACAGCACCCTGATCAAGGATGTCAACGTTTTCATGGGAGTAAAGAAGGGCGGGATCGTTATCGTCAACACGGAGAAGACACCGGATTACAAGGTACCGGATGGCGTGAAACTCATCACGATCGATGCAACTACCATAGCCCTCAAGGCAATCGGTCTCCCGATTACCAACACAACCCTCATGGGGGCGTTTGCTGCAGCTTCCGGTGAGATCCAGTTTACGGCACTTGAAAATGCACTCAGGCACCGGTTCCCCGCCGATCTGGCAACCAAGAACATCGCTGCCGCAAAGATTGCCTTTGATAACGTCAAGGGGGCTGCATAA